The window GGACACCATCGCCTACTGCCGCATCGGTGAGCGCTCCGCGCTGACCTGGTTCGTGCTGCACGAGCTGCTCGGTGTGGAGAACGTCAAGAACTACGACGGCTCCTGGACCGAGTACGGCTCCCTGGTGGGCGTGCCGATCGAGCTCGGCGCCAACAAGTAAAGAACCGGACCGACCTTTCCAGACCTCTTCAGGAGTACGACATGTGTGGTGCGAAGGCCGGCGGCCCCGACGCCTCGACGATCAAGCCCGGTGAGACCACGATCCAGGGTCAGGTGACCAAGGACGGCGAGCCCGTGGTGGGCTACGTCCGTCTGCTGGACTCCACCGGCGAGTTCACGGCCGAGGTGCCGACCTCGGCGACCGGACAGTTCCGCTTCTACGCGGCCGAGGGCACCTGGACCGTTCGTGCCCTCGTGCCCGGCGCCACCGCCGACCGCACGGTCGTCGCCCAGCAGGGCGGACTGGCGGAGGTCGCGATCGCCGTCTGACGGCGAGCAGGTTCTCAAGGGCCGCACCCCCCGGGTTGGACGCCTGGGGTGCGGCCCTTCGGGCTGCCCGGATCTACGCTGGAGGTATGTACGCACGACGGCGGCGCACGTACTTCCTGATGATGGGCGGCTGCATCGCGCTCTTCGTCCTGGCCTGGGGCGTCGTGCGCCTCTGGTCGATTCCCGTGGCCGTCGGCATGTGCGTCGTGGCCATGGTCATCCCGCCCGTCGCCGCGATGGTCGCGAACCGCCGGGGGCCCGACGACCGCTGGTGGGACGACCCGTCCGGGGATCCCCAGTCCGACGAGTGGTGGGACGAGCTGGACGGCAAGAAGCGCCGGTAGGAGCCCCCCGGTCCCGCGCGGCTCAGTACACGAGCGCCTGTGCCTCGTCCGCCATGGCCTCCTGGACGAAGACCTGCGCGCCCGCGATGCGGACCCCCTCGATGACGTCCTTCTCCGTGATCTCCCGGCGGGCCGCGCACTGCGTGCACAGCGTGACGCGGCCGGCCGCGAGGATCGAGTCGAGCAGGTCGGGCAGCGGGGCCGCGTGCGGGAGGTCGAAGTCGGCGGCCCGGCCGGGCAGGGCGAACCAGGCGGACTCACCGGTCAGCCACAGGGAGAC of the Streptomyces koelreuteriae genome contains:
- a CDS encoding DUF3099 domain-containing protein — encoded protein: MYARRRRTYFLMMGGCIALFVLAWGVVRLWSIPVAVGMCVVAMVIPPVAAMVANRRGPDDRWWDDPSGDPQSDEWWDELDGKKRR
- a CDS encoding DUF1416 domain-containing protein translates to MCGAKAGGPDASTIKPGETTIQGQVTKDGEPVVGYVRLLDSTGEFTAEVPTSATGQFRFYAAEGTWTVRALVPGATADRTVVAQQGGLAEVAIAV
- a CDS encoding DsrE family protein — encoded protein: MAKKLVIKVTAGADAPERCSQAFTVAAVAVASGVEVSLWLTGESAWFALPGRAADFDLPHAAPLPDLLDSILAAGRVTLCTQCAARREITEKDVIEGVRIAGAQVFVQEAMADEAQALVY